One Anopheles marshallii chromosome 3, idAnoMarsDA_429_01, whole genome shotgun sequence genomic region harbors:
- the LOC128713275 gene encoding uncharacterized protein LOC128713275: MENIWENISTALELSQETSDRWLTKLRTQYAQSHRHYHTESELVRRKVPHLTGASICLQLAALFQYYHFEADKDCVARNCEAVNEFFTDAQLENKTLEANVKRLLGDLQMETGNLSERDVQYFQDLDLLVLGTSSEDYKQYIEQLRNECPAADVNTYDKMRLKLLQTMGRIPSIYMTKEFSDRFESIARANIEQEIKDLQCK; encoded by the exons ATGGAAAACATATGGGAAAACATCAGCACGGCGCTAGAACTATCGCAGGAGACATCGGACAGGTGGTTAACCAAACTTCGCACGCAGTACGCGCAGAGCCATCGTCACTATCACACGGAGTCCGAGTTGGTCCGTCGAAAGGTGCCACATTTAACAGGTGCCAGCATATGCCTTCAGCTGGCTGCACTATTTCAATATTATCACTTCGAGGCGGACAAGGATTGTGTTGCACGAAATTGTGAGGCAGTGAACGAATTCTTTACCGATGCACAGCTTGAAAAT AAAACTTTAGAAGCAAACGTGAAACGATTGTTGGGCGACTTGCAGATGGAAACAGGCAATCTGTCGGAAAGAGATGTTCAATACTTCCAAGATCTGGATTTGCTAGTGCTGGG CACGTCGTCGGAAGATTACAAGCAGTACATTGAGCAGCTTCGCAATGAATGTCCTGCTGCGGATGTTAACACCTACGATAAAATGCGCCTAAAG ctaTTGCAAACGATGGGCCGCATACCGAGCATCTACATGACGAAGGAATTTAGCGATCGTTTCGAAAGTATCGCACGCGCTAATATTGAGCAGGAAATCAAGGATTTGCAATGCAAGTGA